From a region of the Coffea arabica cultivar ET-39 chromosome 3e, Coffea Arabica ET-39 HiFi, whole genome shotgun sequence genome:
- the LOC140004617 gene encoding uncharacterized protein encodes MASSKNLLFLIGVLFALVLHISSDATAADQKSVNTTGVHDASSGEVHQDSISEDRCRHGCCHWYHGRCQRCCQTAEETPEATSGDEDTVTADRCRHGCCRWYHGHCQRCCPPAEETPEHRCRHGCCRWYHGHCQRCCPPAEETPEHRCRHGCCHWYHGHCQRCCPPAEETCRHGCCHWYHGHCQRCCQPTEATSGDEVKN; translated from the exons ATGGCATCTTCAAAAAATTTGCTCTTTCTTATTGGTGTTCTCTTTGCACTTGTGCTCCATATTTCCTCTGATGCAACAGCTGCAG ATCAGAAGAGCGTGAATACCACTGGTGTCCACGATGCCAGTTCAGGCGAGGTTCATCAGGATAGCATAAGCGAAGATCGTTGCAGACATGGTTGCTGCCACTGGTACCATGGACGCTGCCAAAGATGCTGTCAAACTGCCGAGGAGACCCCTGAAGCCACATCTGGAGATGAGGATACCGTAACCGCAGATCGTTGCAGACATGGTTGCTGCCGCTGGTACCATGGACATTGCCAAAGATGCTGTCCACCTGCTGAGGAGACCCCTGAACATCGTTGCAGACATGGTTGCTGCCGCTGGTACCATGGACATTGCCAAAGATGCTGTCCACCTGCTGAGGAGACCCCTGAACATCGGTGCAGACATGGTTGCTGCCACTGGTACCATGGACATTGCCAAAGATGCTGTCCACCTGCTGAGGAGACTTGCAGACATGGTTGCTGCCACTGGTACCATGGACATTGCCAAAGATGCTGTCAACCTACTGAAGCTACATCCGGAGATGAGGTCAAAAATTAA